In Candidatus Effluviviaceae Genus I sp., a single window of DNA contains:
- a CDS encoding efflux RND transporter periplasmic adaptor subunit: MRRSAMWIAAAVAAAALAAGCGGGTGRGAEAAGTPDGRRAKVAVGDVAVRLAEVGEIQPKTKVLVKSKVSGKITRLVAREGAWVNKGGVLAVVEPDMAQARTVATLKSGYGRARVDLDRARQDHERDVNLHSAGHISDEALKLSKDALDIATIEYRSALEQMKLAAEDGVTTEPEAESAQFLEILAPASGIVIELQIEEGEIVTSGALSYTSGSTLMAIANLSAMQIRAGVNEVDAGKIRNGQAVAIDVDAYPDVEYHGVITHIAPAARSAEGVKIFDIEIDVTDSDERLRPGMTANIEIRGDHREGVLTVPVEAVFRKQGRHVVYVFDGSGNAPVEREIRTGISTIDLVEVVSGLSEGEEVALYDPALEGQQKTEDELRRERMAAGRRG; encoded by the coding sequence ATGAGAAGGAGCGCGATGTGGATCGCCGCGGCCGTCGCCGCCGCGGCGCTCGCCGCCGGGTGCGGCGGCGGGACCGGGCGCGGCGCGGAGGCCGCGGGGACCCCGGACGGGCGGCGCGCCAAGGTCGCCGTCGGCGACGTCGCGGTCAGGCTCGCCGAGGTCGGCGAGATCCAACCGAAGACGAAGGTCCTCGTGAAGTCCAAGGTGAGCGGGAAGATCACGCGGCTCGTCGCCCGCGAGGGCGCGTGGGTGAACAAGGGCGGCGTGCTGGCGGTCGTCGAGCCCGACATGGCGCAGGCCCGCACAGTCGCCACCCTCAAGAGCGGGTACGGCCGGGCGAGGGTGGACCTCGACCGGGCGCGGCAGGACCACGAGCGCGACGTCAATCTCCACTCGGCGGGCCACATCTCCGACGAGGCGCTCAAGCTCTCGAAGGACGCCCTCGACATCGCCACGATCGAATACCGCTCGGCGCTCGAGCAGATGAAACTCGCCGCCGAGGACGGCGTCACGACGGAGCCCGAGGCCGAGTCCGCGCAGTTCCTCGAGATCCTCGCGCCCGCGTCGGGCATCGTCATCGAGCTCCAGATCGAGGAGGGCGAGATCGTCACGTCGGGCGCGCTCTCGTACACGAGCGGCTCGACGCTCATGGCCATCGCCAACCTCTCGGCCATGCAGATCAGGGCGGGCGTGAACGAGGTGGACGCCGGCAAGATACGGAACGGGCAGGCGGTGGCCATCGACGTGGACGCCTACCCCGATGTCGAGTACCACGGAGTCATCACGCACATCGCCCCCGCGGCGCGCAGCGCGGAGGGCGTCAAGATCTTCGACATCGAGATCGACGTCACGGACTCCGACGAGCGCCTGAGGCCAGGCATGACGGCGAACATCGAGATCCGGGGGGACCACCGGGAGGGCGTGCTCACGGTCCCGGTCGAGGCCGTGTTCAGGAAGCAGGGCCGGCACGTGGTGTACGTGTTCGACGGGAGCGGGAACGCGCCGGTCGAGCGGGAGATCCGGACGGGCATCAGCACGATCGACCTGGTCGAGGTCGTCTCGGGACTCAGCGAGGGTGAGGAGGTTGCGCTCTACGACCCGGCGCTCGAGGGCCAGCAGAAGACCGAGGACGAGCTCCGGCGCGAGCGCATGGCCGCCGGCCGGCGGGGATGA
- a CDS encoding ABC-F family ATP-binding cassette domain-containing protein: MVQIENVAVSFAGKPLFRNVNWRIGDEDRVGLVGPNGCGKTTLLRLIRGDVHPDEGTISASRKTTYGYLPQEELTLRGRTLFDEAVSVFGRLSVIETRMRELEHLMAEIPPEGPEHDRVMREYSELHHEFEAKDGFTIDSRVAEVLSGLGFAVSDHGRMTEEFSGGWQMRIALAKLLLKQPNVLLLDEPTNHLDLESIIWLEEYLRSYPGAVVLVSHDRTFLDKVVGRISEVWSDGLVDYYGGYSAYREQREKRRETLLSTRNQQEKRIAQIQRFIDKHRADKFQAAMVQSRIRMLEKIELVEVPRDRKGIHFEFPQPPRAASVPMSVRGLSKRYGDTVVFDGIDFDVSRGDRVAVVGVNGAGKSTLLNVMAGRTPHQGGEVKLGNNVTIEYFGQDPGQTLNKSRTILAELESVAPNDMRPRLRNLLGAFLFSGDDVEKRVGVLSGGEKSRLAIAKMLLRPANLLLLDEPTNHLDVSAREVLEDALAQYTGTVCLVSHDRAFMDRLATKVLEIDRGRLRLFHGNYSDYLYAKEREKAERSGSPAPTAPRPRAGSDDGAAGPKPRRSGPKSKDQKRKEAEARRGLSAEERRRRDTRRQIMDDISKGEKRLEELRLELADPAVYASGQRAKKLVGEQRTLQSKVDRLYERWAELEG; the protein is encoded by the coding sequence GTGGTCCAGATCGAGAACGTCGCGGTGTCCTTCGCGGGCAAGCCGCTCTTCCGCAACGTGAACTGGCGGATCGGCGACGAAGACCGCGTGGGGCTTGTCGGGCCCAACGGCTGCGGCAAGACGACGCTCCTCCGGCTGATCCGCGGCGACGTCCATCCTGACGAGGGGACCATCTCCGCCTCCCGCAAGACGACGTACGGATACCTCCCGCAGGAGGAACTCACCCTCAGGGGGCGGACTCTCTTCGACGAGGCCGTGTCGGTCTTCGGCCGCCTGTCCGTCATCGAGACGAGGATGCGCGAGCTCGAGCACCTCATGGCCGAGATCCCGCCCGAGGGGCCCGAGCACGACCGCGTCATGCGTGAGTACTCCGAGCTCCACCACGAGTTCGAGGCGAAGGACGGGTTCACGATCGACTCCAGGGTCGCCGAGGTGCTCTCGGGGCTCGGGTTCGCGGTCTCCGATCACGGGAGGATGACCGAGGAGTTCAGCGGCGGGTGGCAGATGCGCATCGCGCTCGCCAAGCTCCTCCTCAAGCAGCCGAACGTCCTGCTCCTCGACGAGCCGACGAACCACCTCGACCTCGAGTCCATCATCTGGCTCGAGGAGTACCTGAGATCGTACCCCGGCGCCGTCGTTCTCGTGTCGCACGACCGCACGTTCCTCGACAAGGTCGTGGGCCGCATCAGCGAGGTCTGGTCCGACGGGCTCGTGGACTACTACGGCGGCTACTCGGCGTACCGCGAGCAGCGGGAGAAGCGCCGCGAGACGCTCCTCTCGACGCGCAACCAGCAGGAGAAGCGCATTGCTCAGATCCAGCGCTTCATCGACAAGCACCGCGCCGACAAGTTCCAGGCCGCGATGGTGCAGAGCCGCATCAGGATGCTCGAGAAGATCGAGCTCGTCGAGGTGCCGCGCGACCGGAAGGGCATCCACTTCGAGTTCCCGCAGCCGCCGCGCGCCGCGTCCGTGCCCATGTCGGTCCGCGGCCTCTCGAAGCGCTACGGCGACACGGTCGTCTTCGACGGGATCGACTTCGACGTGTCGCGCGGCGACCGTGTGGCGGTGGTCGGCGTCAACGGCGCGGGGAAGTCCACGCTGCTCAACGTCATGGCCGGCCGGACGCCGCACCAGGGCGGCGAGGTCAAGCTCGGCAACAACGTCACGATCGAGTACTTCGGTCAGGACCCCGGACAGACGCTCAACAAGTCGAGGACCATCCTCGCGGAGCTCGAGTCCGTCGCGCCGAACGACATGCGGCCGCGGCTGCGGAATCTCCTCGGCGCGTTCCTGTTCTCGGGCGACGACGTCGAGAAGCGCGTCGGCGTGCTCTCCGGCGGAGAGAAGAGCCGGCTCGCGATCGCGAAGATGCTCCTGCGGCCCGCCAACCTCCTGCTCCTCGACGAGCCGACGAACCACCTCGACGTGTCGGCGCGCGAGGTGCTGGAGGACGCGCTCGCGCAGTACACCGGCACCGTCTGTCTCGTGTCCCACGACCGCGCCTTCATGGACCGTCTCGCGACGAAGGTCCTCGAGATCGACCGCGGCCGGCTGAGGCTCTTCCACGGCAACTACAGCGACTACCTGTACGCCAAGGAGCGTGAGAAGGCCGAGCGGTCGGGCAGCCCCGCGCCGACCGCGCCCCGACCGCGGGCCGGGAGCGACGACGGCGCGGCGGGGCCGAAGCCGAGGCGCAGCGGTCCGAAGAGCAAGGACCAGAAGCGGAAGGAAGCGGAGGCGCGCAGGGGCCTCTCCGCGGAGGAGCGCCGCCGGCGGGACACGCGACGCCAGATCATGGACGACATCTCGAAGGGCGAGAAGAGGCTCGAGGAGCTCAGGCTCGAGCTTGCGGACCCCGCGGTCTATGCGAGCGGTCAGCGGGCGAAGAAGCTCGTCGGAGAACAGCGAACCCTGCAGTCGAAGGTGGACCGCCTCTACGAACGATGGGCGGAGCTGGAGGGCTGA
- the glgC gene encoding glucose-1-phosphate adenylyltransferase yields the protein MILAGGKGERLWPLTRDRAKPSVPFGGIYRIIDFSLSNAINSGLRRIFVLTQYKSISLARHLREGWGFLSSTLGEFVENVPAQQRVGEDWYRGTADAIWQNAYLLDQLNPAYVLVLSGDHVYTMDYSGLLAYHVTAGGDCTICVQERPVSEASALGVVEVDDRLRVRGFEEKPRAPKTVPGRPDSVLASMGIYVFTTRFMVDRLAKAASEDKFDFGRHVIPDMVAGGNDVRAFVFGGEGGSNYWRDVGTIDAYWSANMDLVEITPQLNLYDDSWPIHTYQGRYPPAKFLYDDPGGEGRMGVAVDSIVSTGCVISGGRIQRCVLSPRVRTNSYSYAFESILMEGVDVGRYAKLRRVIVDKGVRIPPRTQIGYDPEEDAARFTITENGVVVVPKGYRFPE from the coding sequence ATGATCCTCGCCGGAGGCAAGGGTGAGCGCCTCTGGCCCCTGACCCGCGACCGCGCCAAGCCCTCGGTGCCGTTCGGCGGCATCTACCGCATCATCGACTTCAGCCTCTCCAACGCCATCAACTCAGGCCTCCGGCGCATCTTCGTCCTCACGCAATACAAGTCCATCTCGCTTGCCAGGCACCTCAGGGAAGGATGGGGCTTCCTGAGCAGCACGCTCGGGGAGTTCGTCGAGAACGTGCCGGCCCAGCAGCGGGTGGGCGAGGACTGGTATCGCGGGACTGCCGACGCCATATGGCAGAACGCGTACCTGCTCGACCAGCTCAACCCCGCGTACGTGCTGGTCCTCTCGGGCGACCACGTCTACACGATGGACTACAGCGGCCTGCTCGCGTATCACGTCACGGCCGGTGGAGACTGCACGATCTGCGTCCAGGAGCGCCCCGTCTCGGAGGCCTCGGCGCTGGGAGTGGTCGAGGTGGACGACAGGCTTCGCGTCCGCGGCTTCGAGGAGAAGCCGCGAGCCCCGAAGACCGTCCCAGGAAGGCCGGACAGCGTGCTCGCGTCCATGGGCATCTACGTGTTCACCACCCGCTTCATGGTCGATCGTCTCGCGAAGGCGGCCTCGGAGGACAAGTTCGACTTCGGCCGCCACGTGATCCCCGACATGGTGGCTGGCGGCAACGACGTGCGCGCCTTTGTCTTCGGTGGGGAGGGAGGGTCGAACTACTGGCGCGACGTCGGGACGATCGATGCGTACTGGTCCGCGAACATGGATCTCGTCGAGATCACGCCGCAACTCAATCTCTATGACGACAGCTGGCCGATCCACACCTATCAGGGCAGGTATCCCCCGGCCAAGTTCCTCTACGACGATCCCGGCGGAGAGGGGCGGATGGGCGTCGCCGTCGACTCGATCGTGTCCACCGGCTGCGTCATCTCCGGCGGTCGCATCCAGCGGTGCGTGCTGTCGCCTCGCGTGCGGACGAACAGCTACAGCTACGCGTTCGAGAGCATCCTCATGGAAGGCGTTGACGTCGGCCGCTACGCGAAGCTCCGCCGCGTCATCGTGGACAAGGGCGTCCGCATCCCCCCCAGGACCCAGATCGGCTACGATCCGGAGGAAGACGCCGCGCGCTTCACCATCACCGAGAACGGCGTCGTGGTGGTCCCGAAGGGCTACCGGTTCCCCGAGTGA
- a CDS encoding energy transducer TonB — protein sequence MREGPSPARLARAARERVYRRTLRLAACLAIAGHAALFLSLTPPHRIPLVRHLGYEGPLRILPEISEMREPGPVESERESVSGRGASGAFRAIDIAIVDSERPVGERVREDVGARDETVGDENLTQLEQTLPQPTSRELVVLKLVKPEYPRSSVLDGVEGVVTFRVHVTRDGTVARVWRMSSEVDRACDEAARRALLQWRFRPFLSEGTPTDVLVDQRIRFILTGAEAVTGATRGQAGAARGRALP from the coding sequence ATGCGTGAAGGTCCTTCTCCGGCCAGACTCGCCCGCGCCGCGCGCGAGCGCGTCTACCGGCGGACGCTGCGGCTGGCGGCGTGCCTCGCGATCGCGGGGCACGCCGCTCTGTTCCTCTCCCTGACGCCGCCGCACCGCATCCCTCTCGTCAGGCACCTGGGGTACGAGGGCCCCCTCAGGATCCTCCCGGAGATCTCCGAGATGCGGGAGCCGGGCCCCGTCGAGTCGGAGCGGGAGAGCGTCTCCGGGCGAGGCGCGAGCGGCGCGTTCCGCGCCATCGATATCGCCATCGTCGACAGCGAGCGGCCGGTGGGAGAACGCGTCCGCGAGGACGTGGGCGCTCGCGACGAGACGGTGGGCGACGAGAACCTCACCCAGCTGGAGCAGACGCTGCCGCAGCCGACGAGCCGCGAGCTCGTCGTGCTCAAGCTGGTCAAGCCCGAGTATCCGCGGTCGTCGGTGCTCGACGGCGTCGAAGGCGTCGTGACGTTCCGCGTGCACGTCACGAGGGACGGCACGGTCGCGCGGGTGTGGCGCATGAGTTCGGAGGTCGACCGCGCGTGCGACGAGGCCGCGCGCCGAGCGCTGCTCCAGTGGCGCTTCAGGCCGTTCCTGTCGGAGGGGACCCCCACGGACGTGCTCGTTGACCAGAGGATCCGCTTCATCCTCACCGGCGCAGAGGCCGTGACGGGGGCGACGCGCGGGCAGGCCGGGGCGGCGCGCGGCCGGGCGCTTCCTTGA